The segment TGGCCGTCTTTGTAGGTGGTGAATTCCTGAGCGCGCGCCACCGGGATGGTGGTGTTGCGCGGGATCACTTTCTCCATGAGCCCGCCCATGGTCTCAAGGCCCAGCGACAGTGGAATCACATCGAGTAGCAACAGCTCGCCGCCTTCGCGACGATTGCCGGCCAGGGTATCGGCCTGGATCGCGGCACCGATGGCCACGACCTGATCGGGGTCGATGGAGGTCAGCGGGCTACGACCGAACAGGCCACCGACGGCATCGCGAACACGAGGCACGCGCGTGGAGCCACCAACCATGACCACGGCGCTCACGTCCTCGAGCTCGACACCGCTGTCACGCACGGCACGGCGGCAGGCCTTAAGGCTGCGCGCCACCAGCGGCTCGATCATCGCATCGAAACCGGCACGGGTGAGCTCACCCTGCCAGGCGCCATGGGTGACGCTCACCACCTCGGCATCGGTCAACGCTTCCTTGGCGGCGCAAGCGGTCTGCAGCAGCGCACGCTGGGTAGCCGGATCAAGGTCGGAGGACAGGCCCGCCTGCTCGATGATCCAGCCTGCAATGGCGTGGTCGAAGTCATCGCCACCCAGTGCGGTATCGCCGCCGGTGGCCAGCACCTCGAACACCCCCGCCGTCAGGCGCAGGATGGAGATATCGAAAGTACCACCACCCAGGTCGTAGATGGCGACCACGCCCTCGGCGTTCTGGTCAAGGCCATAGGCCACGGCGGCAGCAGTGGGCTCGTTGAGCAGACGCAGTACGTTCAGGCCAGCCAGGCGTGCCGCATCTTTGGTGGCTTGGCGCTGGGCGTCGTCGAAATAGGCTGGAACGGTGATCACCGCACCTACCAGTTCACCTCCCAACGTCGCTTCGGCGCGCTCGCGCAGCACCTTGAGGATGTCTGCCGACACCTGCACCGGGCTCTTGGGGCCCTGTACCGTGTCGATGAAGGGCATGTGCGATTCGCCACCGACGAAGCGGTAGGGCAACTGCTCGCCCAACTGCTTGACGTCGGCCAGGCCGCGACCCATCAGGCGCTTGACCGACAGCACGGTGTTCAGTGGATCGCTGGAGGCGGCGTCACGCGCTGCTTGCCCGACGTCGCTGCCGCCAGCTTCGAGGTAACGCACCGCCGAAGGCAGAATCACATTACCTTGCGCATCGGGCAGGGGCTCGCTGACGCCACTGCGAAATGCAGCAACCAGAGAATTGGTGGTGCCCAGGTCAATCCCTACCGCCAGGCGGCGCTCATGGGGCTGGGGCATTTGACCGGGTTCGGCAATCTGCAATAGGGCCATGCTTATCTGAATACCTTAGGTGCCATCACGGGCAGCACCGGGTTAATCGTCGAGGCGCTCTTCCAGTTGGCGCACTTCTTGGGCGAGCTTGTCGAGGAATTGCATGCGGCGCATCAGGCGTTCGGCCTGTTCACGCGCGTCGGCAACATCCCAGCAGGCGGCGAAATCCTCGTTGAGCGTGTCCTGAGCAGCCTTCAGGCGCTTCTTGAACACGGCCACGCCATCGAGGTCGGCTTCGTCCTGGAGGTCTTCGAGCTCTTCACGCCACTGCATCTGTTGCAACAGGAAATCCGGATCATGGACCGTGACCTCCTGCGGCACTTCGTGGCCACCGATCGCCAACAGGTAGCGCGCACGGCGTGGCGCACTGCGCAGCGTCTGGTAGGCGTCGTTGAGGGCAGCGGATTTCTCCAGCGCGGAGCGTTGCTCGCGCTCGGAGGCGTCGGCAAACCGATCAGGATGGACTTCGCGGGCCAGCTCGCGGTAGCGAGTGGCCAGCATCTCCAGGTCCAGTCGAAAACTCGGCTGCAGGTCGAACAGTGCAAAATGACAAGGAGTACCCACGATCGGCCTCAGACGTTGAAGCTTTCGCCGCAGCCACACTCACCGCGCACGTTGGGGTTGTTGAACTTGAACCCTTCGTTCAACCCTTCCTTGACGAAGTCCAGCTCGGTGCCGTCGAGATAGACCAGGCTCTTGGGATCGATGATCACCTTGACGCCATGGTTCTCGAACACCTGGTCCTCGCCCGCCAGCTCGTCGACGAACTCCAGCACGTAGGCCAGGCCCGAGCAACCGGTGGTGCGTACGCCAAGGCGAATGCCTTCACCCTTGCCACGCCCTTCCAGGGAACGCCGCACATGGTTGGCGGCGGCTTCTGTCATGCTGATAGCCATGAGAACTCCTTACCTTGCAACGGGCGACGTTAGATCAAGCCTTTCTTCTGCTTGTAATCGCGAACAGCAGCCTTGATGGCATCTTCGGCGAGTACCGAGCAGTGGATCTTGACCGGCGGCAACGCCAGTTCTTCAGCCAGCTGCGTGTTCTTGATGGTCTCGGCTTCGTCCAGAGTCTTGCCCTTCATCCACTCGGTGGCCAGGGAGCTGGAAGCGATGGCCGAACCGCAGCCGTAGGTCTTGAATTTGGCGTCTTCGATCACGCCCTGCTCGTTGACCTTGATCTGCAGGCGCATCACGTCGCCACACGCCGGTGCGCCGACCATGCCGGTGCCGACATCCGGGTCCTCGGCATTCATCTTGCCGACGTTGCGCGGGTTTTCGTAGTGGTCGATGACCTTTTCACTGTATGCCATGGTGCAATTCCTTCCTCATCAGGGAGCCGCTCTTGCCGGCGACTGCTTAGTGGGCGGCCCACTCGATCTTGGAGATGTCGACGCCGTCTTTGTACATGTCCCAGAGTGGGGACAGTTCACGCAGCTTGTTCACGGCCTCGCAGACTTTCTGCGCGGCGTAGTCAACTTCTTCTTCGGTAGTGAAGCGGCCGAAGGAGAAGCGGATGGAGCTGTGTGCCAGCTCGTCGTTACGGCCCAGTGCACGCAGCACGTAGGACGGCTCGAGCGAGGCGGAGGTGCACGCCGAGCCGGACGAGACGGCGATGTCCTTAAGCGACATCAGCAGCGATTCGCCCTCGACATAGTTGAAGCTCAGGTTCAGGTTGTGCGGCACGCGAGCAGTCAGGCTGCCGTTGACGTACAGCTCTTCGAGGCTGGAGACCTGCTTGAAGAAGCGGTCGCTCAAGGCCTTGATGCGTGCGTTTTCAGCCGCCATGTCCTGCTTGGCAATGGCGAATGCCTCGCCCATGCCGACAATCTGGTGAGTTGGCAGCGTACCCGAACGCATACCGCGCTCATGACCACCGCCGTGCATGGCTGCCTCAAGGCGTACCCGCGGCTTGCGGCTGACATAGAGCGCGCCAATCCCCTTGGGGCCGTAGACCTTGTGCGCGGAGAACGACATCAGGTCGACCTTGAGCTTCTGCAGGTCGATTTCGACCTTGCCGGCAGACTGAGCGGCATCGACATGGAACAGCACGCCGCGCGAACGGGTCAGTTCACCGATGGCGGCGATGTCGTTGATCGAGCCGACTTCGTTGTTCACGTGCATCAGCGACACCAGGATGGTGTCGTCACGCAGGACCGCCTCGACCATGGCCGGGGTGACGATGCCATCTTCGCCCGGCTCCAGGTAGGTGACCTCGAACCCCTCACGCTCGAGCTGGCGAGCGGTATCGAGTACCGCCTTGTGCTCGATCTTGGAGGTGATGATGTGCTTGCCCTTGGTCTGATAGAAGTGCGCAACACCCTTCAGGGCCAGGTTGTCGGACTCGGTGGCACCGCTGGTCCAGACGATTTCGCGCGGATCGGCATTGATCAGCTCAGCGACCTGACGGCGACCGTTCTCGACCGCTTCCTCGGCCTTCCAGCCAAACACATGGGAACGCGAAGCCGGGTTACCGAAGTTACCGTCGGCCGTCAGGCACTCGGCCATCTTCTGGGCTACGCGTGGATCGACCGGGGTGGTCGCGGAGTAATCGAGGTAGATCGGCAACTTCATTTTTCTCTCCTATCAGGCGGTGGCGTCGCTCGTCGTCCCGAAGGATCAATCGACGGCGGACGTCTCAATCTTGTCCAGCGGGGCAGACAGACCGGCGACGCGACGCAGGTCCTGGCGCTGGGCGACTTCCTGCACCTCGCGGCGCATGACGAGGTCGGCCAGACTGATGCCACTGAGGAACTCGTGGATCTGCTGACTGAGGTCGCACCACAGGTGGTGGGTCAGGCAGGTATCACCGGCATGGCAGTCCCCGAGCCCTTGGCAGCGGGTGGCATCGACCGATTCGTTGACCGCGTCGATGACCTGGGCGACCTGGATGGTTTCCATGCCGCGCGACAGCTGATAGCCGCCACCGGGGCCGCGAACACTGGAAACCAGGCTGCTGCGGCGCAGCTTGGCGAACAGCTGTTCCAGATAGGAAAGGGATATGCCCTGGCGCTCGGAGATGTCGGCCAAAGACACCGGCCCATGCTGCGCGTGCAACGCCAGGTCGAGCATGGCAGTCACGGCGTATCGGCCTTTGGTAGTCAGTCGCATGGCTATTGGGTACCACGGGAGTTACGGGATGTGTGCAAGTATGCGATTCCCGAGCATTTAAGTCAACTATTAGACCTAGTGCCTTAGTCGGGTTTGCATGAGGGGAGGCGGCCGCGATTGTAGCAGACACGGGGGCGATAACACACGCCCCTGTGCCAGACACCGCGCCTGGCGCGGCGGGATCAATGCGGCTGGATGTCGCGCTTGGCCAACTGCGCCTGTTCGGTGAAGTCATCTTCTGGCAGCGCAGGAAGCTCCTTGGCACAGTAATCGCTGCCCATTCGCGTGAGCGCCCCGCACATACCCTCCAGGCGCTCATCGACGGCCTGCAGATGATCGAGCATCTGGCCAATGGCGCGGGCGACCGGGTCAGGCATATCGCCACTGACCCCATAGGCATCGAAACCGATCTTCTCGGCCATGGCCTTGCGCCGTGCCTCGACATCGCCCTGCTCGTCCTTGACGATGATGCGCCCGGGGATGCCGACAGCCGTCGCACCGGCGGGCACGGCCTTGGTCACGACCGCGTTGGAACCGATCTTGGCCCCAGCACCCACGGTGAATGGCCCGAGCACCTTCGCCCCTGCCCCGACCACCACGCCATCTTCGAGCGTTGGGTGGCGCTTGCCTTTATTCCAGCTGGTGCCGCCCAGCGTTACGCCTTGGTAGAGCGTGACGTCGTCACCAATCTCGGCGGTTTCGCCAATAACGATGCCCATGCCGTGGTCGATGAAGAACCGCCGACCGATGGTGGCGCCCGGGTGAATCTCGATACCGGTCAACCAGCGACCGAAGTTGGACACCAAGCGTGCCAGCCACTTGAAATCCCGCCGCCACAGGGCATTGCCCAACCGGTGCAGCCAGATGGCATGCATGCCGGGGTAGCAGGTCAGCACCTCGAAAGCGTTGCGCGCCGCCGGGTCACGGTGGAATACACTTTGAATATCTTCACGCAGACGTTCCAGCATCTGTCAGTCCTTCCGTTTATGCGGCTCACCCCGGACCACCTTCTGGGTCTCGGTAAGAATGCCGCGCAAAATGCTCATTTCCGTGCGCTCCACTGCCACCCGACCGTATAGCCGGCGAAGACGCGGCATCAGGTGCTTGGGCTTGTCGGGGTCAAGGAAACCAATGCCAACCAGGGTTTTCTCCAGGTGGTCGTAGAACAGCTCCATCTCATCCATGGTCGCCAAGGCATCGGCGTCGGGCTTCTCGACCTGGGCCGGCGAGCGGTCGGTCGCAAGGCTGGCCATGCGCACTTCATAGGCAAGCACCTGAACGGCGGCGGCCAGGTTCAGCGAACTGAATTCCGGGTTGGACGGAATATG is part of the Pseudomonas parafulva genome and harbors:
- the hscA gene encoding Fe-S protein assembly chaperone HscA translates to MALLQIAEPGQMPQPHERRLAVGIDLGTTNSLVAAFRSGVSEPLPDAQGNVILPSAVRYLEAGGSDVGQAARDAASSDPLNTVLSVKRLMGRGLADVKQLGEQLPYRFVGGESHMPFIDTVQGPKSPVQVSADILKVLRERAEATLGGELVGAVITVPAYFDDAQRQATKDAARLAGLNVLRLLNEPTAAAVAYGLDQNAEGVVAIYDLGGGTFDISILRLTAGVFEVLATGGDTALGGDDFDHAIAGWIIEQAGLSSDLDPATQRALLQTACAAKEALTDAEVVSVTHGAWQGELTRAGFDAMIEPLVARSLKACRRAVRDSGVELEDVSAVVMVGGSTRVPRVRDAVGGLFGRSPLTSIDPDQVVAIGAAIQADTLAGNRREGGELLLLDVIPLSLGLETMGGLMEKVIPRNTTIPVARAQEFTTYKDGQSAMMIHVLQGERELISDCRSLARFELRGIPAMVAGAAKIRVTFQVDADGLLSVAARELASGVEASIQVKPSYGLTDGEIARMLKDSFEHAGIDKQARQLREHQVDAERLLEAVQGALDADGQRLLSEEERHAIEFQMQELRDLLAGTDGAAIEQQTKRLSQVTDAFAARRLDSTVKAALAGRNLNEIEE
- the hscB gene encoding co-chaperone HscB, whose amino-acid sequence is MGTPCHFALFDLQPSFRLDLEMLATRYRELAREVHPDRFADASEREQRSALEKSAALNDAYQTLRSAPRRARYLLAIGGHEVPQEVTVHDPDFLLQQMQWREELEDLQDEADLDGVAVFKKRLKAAQDTLNEDFAACWDVADAREQAERLMRRMQFLDKLAQEVRQLEERLDD
- the iscA gene encoding iron-sulfur cluster assembly protein IscA, whose translation is MAISMTEAAANHVRRSLEGRGKGEGIRLGVRTTGCSGLAYVLEFVDELAGEDQVFENHGVKVIIDPKSLVYLDGTELDFVKEGLNEGFKFNNPNVRGECGCGESFNV
- the iscU gene encoding Fe-S cluster assembly scaffold IscU; translation: MAYSEKVIDHYENPRNVGKMNAEDPDVGTGMVGAPACGDVMRLQIKVNEQGVIEDAKFKTYGCGSAIASSSLATEWMKGKTLDEAETIKNTQLAEELALPPVKIHCSVLAEDAIKAAVRDYKQKKGLI
- a CDS encoding IscS subfamily cysteine desulfurase, which codes for MKLPIYLDYSATTPVDPRVAQKMAECLTADGNFGNPASRSHVFGWKAEEAVENGRRQVAELINADPREIVWTSGATESDNLALKGVAHFYQTKGKHIITSKIEHKAVLDTARQLEREGFEVTYLEPGEDGIVTPAMVEAVLRDDTILVSLMHVNNEVGSINDIAAIGELTRSRGVLFHVDAAQSAGKVEIDLQKLKVDLMSFSAHKVYGPKGIGALYVSRKPRVRLEAAMHGGGHERGMRSGTLPTHQIVGMGEAFAIAKQDMAAENARIKALSDRFFKQVSSLEELYVNGSLTARVPHNLNLSFNYVEGESLLMSLKDIAVSSGSACTSASLEPSYVLRALGRNDELAHSSIRFSFGRFTTEEEVDYAAQKVCEAVNKLRELSPLWDMYKDGVDISKIEWAAH
- the iscR gene encoding Fe-S cluster assembly transcriptional regulator IscR, whose protein sequence is MRLTTKGRYAVTAMLDLALHAQHGPVSLADISERQGISLSYLEQLFAKLRRSSLVSSVRGPGGGYQLSRGMETIQVAQVIDAVNESVDATRCQGLGDCHAGDTCLTHHLWCDLSQQIHEFLSGISLADLVMRREVQEVAQRQDLRRVAGLSAPLDKIETSAVD
- the cysE gene encoding serine O-acetyltransferase, whose product is MLERLREDIQSVFHRDPAARNAFEVLTCYPGMHAIWLHRLGNALWRRDFKWLARLVSNFGRWLTGIEIHPGATIGRRFFIDHGMGIVIGETAEIGDDVTLYQGVTLGGTSWNKGKRHPTLEDGVVVGAGAKVLGPFTVGAGAKIGSNAVVTKAVPAGATAVGIPGRIIVKDEQGDVEARRKAMAEKIGFDAYGVSGDMPDPVARAIGQMLDHLQAVDERLEGMCGALTRMGSDYCAKELPALPEDDFTEQAQLAKRDIQPH